The following are from one region of the Silene latifolia isolate original U9 population chromosome 9, ASM4854445v1, whole genome shotgun sequence genome:
- the LOC141598746 gene encoding uncharacterized protein LOC141598746: MSHMKGDLLTRTTKLVKGFAKREPLWLKPMQMSPPPVFPRANGKVNVITLPEDAYVKKFYEKHPESQYEDPIKLSGFNPVPARIFASRVLELKEKGVGEKEAIAAADMEYRAEKKAKKQAYSRLKKISRDLGEKPKSNPYPSAVKEIQAEERLYVRERFFDPQILDMVRKVKEEKAAEMHERFGGDRSGGQQRFGVQDRFRGQQRFGGQDRLGGQQRFGGQDRFGGQLSSGGLDRLLGQQSSGGMDGFVGQQSSGGLNRLLGQQSSGGLDRLLGQQSSGGQDRFVGQRSSGGLLGGISRQGR; the protein is encoded by the exons ATGTCGCATATGAAGGGTGATTTGCTTACCAGAACCACTAAACTTGTGAAGGGTTTTGCTAAAAGAGAGCCTCTTTGGCTCAAACCCATGCAAAT GTCCCCTCCTCCTGTGTTTCCTCGCGCCAATGGAAAAGTCAATGTAATCACCCTTCCTGAAGATGCTTATGTAAAAAAATTCTACGAGAAGCATCCGGAGTCACAATATGAAGATCCTATCAA GCTTAGCGGTTTCAATCCTGTTCCAGCTCGTATTTTTGCTTCACGGGTGCTAGAATTGAAAGAAAAGGGAGTGGGAGAGAAGGAAGCTATTGCTGCAGCAGAT ATGGAATATCGAGCAGAGAAAAAGGCAAAAAAGCAGGCGTACTCTCGCTTAAAGAAAATTTCACGTGATCTTGGCGAAAAACCCAAATCTAATCCATATCCCAGTGCCGTCAAGGAGATACAGGCAGAGGAGCGGCTGTATGTCCGTGAACGTTTCTTCGATCCTCAAATACTCGATATggtgaggaaagtcaaagaggaAAAGGCTGCTGAGATGCATGAAAGGTTTGGCGGGGACAGGTCTGGAGGGCAACAAAGGTTTGGTGTGCAGGACAGGTTCAGAGGGCAACAAAGGTTTGGTGGGCAGGACAGGTTGGGCGGGCAACAAAGGTTTGGTGGGCAGGACAGGTTCGGAGGGCAACTAAGTTCTGGTGGGCTGGATAGGTTGTTAGGGCAACAAAGTTCTGGTGGGATGGACGGGTTCGTAGGGCAACAAAGTTCTGGTGGCCTGAACAGGTTGTTAGGGCAACAAAGTTCTGGTGGGCTGGACAGGTTGTTAGGGCAACAAAGTTCCGGGGGGCAGGACAGGTTCGTAGGGCAACGAAGTTCTGGTGGGCTGCTAGGCGGTATTAGTAGGCAGGGCAGGTAA
- the LOC141598748 gene encoding galactoside 2-alpha-L-fucosyltransferase-like, protein MDLKELRKRMSPKHQDLNSNIISSRNQTISTSFLSLSFFATNLTKTFSALLIILPVFVIFAVIHRHPTQSDRISSFADARVLDYKTLSNFENHDRVEVPDAKLLGGLLSSGFDEASCLSRYESYMYRKATSFKPSGYLLSKLRKYEELHRQCGPGTQQYNEALKQLKFGNTTASPTECNYVVWMAFSGLGNRILTISAAFLYALLSNRVLLVDPGTDMKDLFCEPFPSTSWFLPGDFPLTNQFKDFNQESPKCHGYMLKNKHLNASAESIPPYLYLHLGHDYNDNDKLFFCDDDQSILSKVPWLIMKTDNYFVPSLFLIPSFEQELFKLFPEKVTIFHHLGRYLFHPTNQVWGLITRYYNAYLAEADERISIQIRTFEDGPGPFQHVKDQIKSCLSKEKLLPEISKDESLVTSSKNKKTIAVLTTSLSAGYYETLRELYWEYPTVNGDMVGFYQPSHEGHQQSQKKMHSRKAWAEMYLLSLSDKLVTSAWSTFGYVAQGLGGLKPWILNKPEDEKTPDPPCVRAMSIEPCFHAPPFWDCKKKTGIDTGNLVPHVRHCEDMTWGLKVVDGREEL, encoded by the exons ATGGATCTTAAGGAATTAAGAAAAAGAATGTCACCAAAACATCAAGATcttaattctaatattattagttcaagaaatcaaacaatttcaacttcttttttatCTTTGAGTTTTTTTGCTACTAATTTAACTAAAACATTTTCTGCCCTTTTAATTATTTTAcctgtttttgttatttttgctGTTATTCATCGACACCCAACTCAATCTGATCGCATTTCTTCATTTGCTGATGCTAGGGTTTTGGATTATAAAACCCTGTCCAATTTTGAAAATCATG ATCGGGTTGAAGTCCCTGATGCCAAACTTCTCGGTGGACTTTTATCCTCTGGGTTTGATGAAGCATCATGTTTGAGCAGATACGAATCTTATATGTACCGGAAGGCCACATCTTTCAAACCTTCTGGTTATCTTCTTTCTAAACTTCGCAAGTACGAAGAGCTACACCGTCAATGTGGGCCGGGTACACAACAATACAACGAGGCTTTGAAACAACTAAAGTTTGGCAACACTACCGCTTCCCCAACTGAGTGTAACTATGTTGTTTGGATGGCATTCAGTGGCTTGGGGAACAGAATCTTAACAATATCGGCTGCTTTTCTCTATGCTCTTCTCTCAAACCGGGTACTACTTGTTGACCCGGGTACTGACATGAAGGATCTCTTTTGCGAACCATTTCCAAGTACCTCATGGTTTCTTCCCGGAGATTTCCCGTTGACCAATCAATTCAAGGATTTTAACCAGGAATCTCCTAAATGCCATGGTTATATGCTGAAAAACAAACATCTTAATGCTTCGGCTGAGTCAATACCGCCGTATCTGTACCTTCATTTGGGCCATGattataatgacaatgacaagCTTTTCTTCTGCGATGACGACCAGAGTATTCTCTCGAAAGTCCCATGGCTGATAATGAAGACCGACAATTACTTTGTTCCTTCTCTTTTCTTGATTCCGTCTTTTGAGCAAGAGTTATTCAAACTGTTCCCCGAAAAGGTTACCATTTTCCACCACTTGGGCCGGTATCTTTTCCACCCGACAAACCAAGTTTGGGGATTAATCACAAGGTATTACAACGCTTACTTGGCCGAAGCTGATGAGAGAATCAGTATCCAAATTAGAACATTTGAGGACGGACCGGGTCCATTCCAACACGTAAAGGACCAAATTAAGTCTTGTCTATCAAAGGAGAAGTTACTCCCTGAAATCAGCAAGGATGAGTCACTTGTTACTTCATCGAAGAATAAAAAAACCATAGCTGTTCTCACGACTTCTCTAAGCGCAGGATACTACGAGACCCTGCGAGAGTTATATTGGGAATATCCAACCGTTAATGGAGATATGGTCGGTTTTTACCAGCCGAGTCATGAAGGGCATCAGCAATCCCAAAAGAAGATGCACAGTAGGAAAGCATGGGCAGAAATGTATTTGCTTAGTTTGAGTGACAAACTCGTGACAAGCGCATGGTCAACCTTTGGCTACGTAGCTCAAGGCCTTGGCGGGTTGAAACCATGGATTTTGAATAAGCCGGAGGATGAGAAAACCCCAGATCCACCATGTGTTCGGGCAATGTCAATCGAGCCATGTTTTCATGCCCCTCCCTTTTGGGATTGCAAGAAGAAGACGGGTATTGATACGGGTAACCTTGTACCTCATGTGAGGCATTGTGAGGATATGACTTGGGGACTTAAGGTTGTCGATGGTCGCGAAGAGCTGTAG
- the LOC141598750 gene encoding uncharacterized protein LOC141598750 produces MGANSSTPQNPNPENPPTSTSTMASISPNSQNPDPKTLENQNPDPKTLDNQIPEISDIPTNPDEKGQNQNQDQNPQNEEENNGEKEKEGEEGEGEEEGECGFCLFMKGGGCKDAFINWENCVEEAEKNKEDIVEKCAEITGNLKNCMEAHAEYYEPILRAEKVADEEVKKELEREEAKKNSEGNDESKVIEETVDIEVEKLATDKA; encoded by the coding sequence ATGGGAGCTAATTCATCAACACCGCAAAACCCTAACCCCGAAAACCCACCAACCTCAACCTCAACAATGGCCTCAAtttcccccaattcccaaaacccAGATcccaaaaccctagaaaatcaaAACCCAGATCCAAAAACCTTAGATAATCAAATCCCAGAAATATCAGACATACCCACAAACCCAGATGAAAAgggtcaaaatcaaaatcaagatCAAAATCCCCAAAATGAGGAAGAAAAcaatggagaaaaagaaaaagagggggaagaaggagaaggagaagaagaggGAGAATGTGGGTTTTGTTTGTTTATGAAAGGTGGTGGGTGTAAAGATGCATTTATAAATTGGGAAAATTGCGTCGAAGAAGCCGAGAAAAATAAGGAAGACATTGTTGAGAAGTGTGCTGAAATTACTGGGAATTTGAAGAACTGTATGGAAGCTCATGCTGAGTATTATGAACCAATTCTTAGGGCTGAGAAGGTTGCTGATGAGGAGGTTAAGAAGGAATTGGAGCGCGAAGAAGCGAAGAAGAATTCGGAGGGGAATGATGAGTCTAAGGTGATTGAGGAAACGGTAGATATTGAAGTTGAGAAATTGGCTACTGACAAAGCTTAG
- the LOC141598747 gene encoding mitochondrial uncoupling protein 3, whose translation MKSTKTQEPTYKKIMVASFSAMAAETATFPIDITKTRLQLHNPINSLNSVNSPLSNTNAFKVAFNIVKNDGFLGLYNGLSPALIRHLFYTPIRIVGYEQLRNSLVVFNGDGDVPLFSKAFVGGLSGVIAQVVASPADLVKVRLQADGSRASQGLQRRYSGPIDALRKIIQVEGILGLWRGVFPNVQRAFLVNMGELACYDHAKHFVIRNKIADDNIYAHTLSSIISGLSATTLSCPADVVKTRMMNQAANEEGKMMYKNSYDCLVKTVKIEGGRALWKGFFPTWARLGPWQFVFWVSYEKFRHIAGFSSF comes from the exons atgAAATCAACCAAAACTCAAGAACCCACATACAAAAAGATCATGGTAGCATCATTTTCAGCCATGGCAGCTGAAACTGCAACCTTCCCAATTGACATAACAAAGACAAGACTTCAACTCCATAACCCCATAAATTCACTTAATTCCGTTAATTCGCCATTGTCAAACACCAATGCTTTCAAAGTAGCATTCAACATTGTTAAAAATGATGGTTTTCTGGGTTTATACAATGGATTATCACCTGCTTTAATTAGACATTTGTTTTATACTCCTATTAGAATTGTTGGTTATGAACAATTAAGGAATTCTCTTGTTGTTTTTAATGGTGATGGTGATGTTCCTCTTTTTTCTAAGGCTTTTGTTGGTGGGTTATCTGGGGTTATTGCTCAG GTGGTGGCAAGTCCAGCCGATTTAGTCAAAGTGCGATTGCAAGCTGATGGTTCCCGGGCAAGCCAAGGTCTACAGCGCAGATACTCCGGCCCAATTGATGCCCTAAGAAAGATCATTCAAGTCGAGGGAATCCTAGGGCTTTGGAGAGGGGTGTTCCCAAATGTGCAGAGAGCCTTTCTAGTCAACATGGGGGAGTTAGCGTGCTATGATCACGCTAAACATTTTGTAATCAGGAACAAGATAGCTGATGATAACATATACGCCCACACACTATCTTCGATCATTTCTGGTCTATCGGCTACCACACTGAGCTGTCCAGCCGATGTGGTAAAAACGAGAATGATGAATCAAGCAGCAAATGAAGAAGGTAAGATGATGTACAAAAATTCCTATGATTGTTTGGTTAAGACGGTAAAGATTGAAGGAGGAAGAGCATTATGGAAAGGGTTCTTTCCTACATGGGCTAGGCTTGGTCCTTGGCAGTTTGTATTTTGGGTCTCTTACGAAAAATTTCGGCACATTGCCGGCTTCTCTTCTTTCTGA